A window of Merismopedia glauca CCAP 1448/3 genomic DNA:
ACATAGCGATCGCGGGTAGAACCAAGTCTACTTATATAATAAATCCGAACAGCGATCGCATTTCAAACACAAAATTGCCATTAACTCGCCTTCGGTGTAACTATAGCGAGTCTAAATCATTGGTGAACAATCTTGTGGGGTAGGCTTCTAGCCTGCCCCTGCCCCCTGGGACAGCCGGGACGGTTATCCCACAAGTCATTTAGAAAGGCTATGGCAGCATTATTTAAGAGGTCTAATAGGATACTGAATTATTCTTCTTTCTCTATTTCTTTATCTACTTGCTCGATTAATTCCAAAACTTTTCGGAGATGCGATCGATTCATTTCAACACGTCCAGTCTTCTATTTGCAAACTAGGAATCAGCGAAAAATCTTTACGATTGCGAGTTACCATGATCCCATTATTTGCCAGTACAATCGCCGCAATTCTTGTATCTTTTTCTAATCGCTTCTTCGCTAACAATTTATTTTCAGCTAATAAATTAGCATGATAAATTTGACTAGTTTCATTAAAGTTGAAGATGGTAACTCTTTTGAAAAATTCAGTAGCCCGCCAGAGTTTAGTGTAAAGCGATACTAATTGGTGTGCCTGTGATGGGTCATTAATTCGACCTACCCAACCATTGAATATTTCCTGAACAGTAACGATTGTAATTCCTACATCAGGAAATTTAGCGGCGGCTTCTTTGCCGATCTGTTGATTACCTTCGAGAAACAAAGAAACACAGTCAGTATCTAAAATCCACAGAGTCATGACAAAGTTGCACTTTCATTTGAAGTGCGCTCTGCTCTAATGGCTTTAGTAATGTCTGCAAAATCTGCATCATCTTTGAAGATTCCGGCAAACTCAATCCAAGGATTTTGAGGTGGAGGTGCGGGAATTTC
This region includes:
- a CDS encoding type II toxin-antitoxin system VapC family toxin encodes the protein MTLWILDTDCVSLFLEGNQQIGKEAAAKFPDVGITIVTVQEIFNGWVGRINDPSQAHQLVSLYTKLWRATEFFKRVTIFNFNETSQIYHANLLAENKLLAKKRLEKDTRIAAIVLANNGIMVTRNRKDFSLIPSLQIEDWTC